Proteins from a single region of Catenulispora acidiphila DSM 44928:
- a CDS encoding cation:proton antiporter: MSASALSPRFFIAVVVILLFCRLISWSIGKVGQPPVVGEMVAGVLLGPSLLGAVAPRLENELFPNALKPVLYIAGQIGLVAFMFQAGHEFRAHLDRHIARAAATVSGAGIVVPLAFGVLLAIGAHGRVNIFVDGVSPVVTEAFVGVALAITAFPMLARIITERGLSGTRYGSLALAAGAIDDVVAWCLLAGVLAVATGHPKPILVALGGMVVFGLSVYYAARPLLARTLRQSGSVSDGQVLVVVAVLFLAAWFTDEIGLYAVFGAFCVGMVMPRDDTAERAVGTISTSSRIIFLPMFFVYSGLNTRFGLLGKPALLLFSLFAVILAVAGKFWACWLAARLSGQDQATAVRLGTLMNARGLMQLIALNVGLQAGIINSELFTALVLVALVTTLMASPALTLLDRRLPVSEEAGSAEPDSQLAAAPA, encoded by the coding sequence GTGAGTGCCAGTGCCCTGTCGCCCCGCTTCTTCATCGCCGTCGTCGTGATCCTGTTGTTCTGCCGCCTGATTTCCTGGTCCATCGGCAAGGTCGGGCAGCCTCCGGTCGTCGGCGAGATGGTCGCCGGCGTGCTGCTCGGGCCCTCGCTGCTCGGCGCGGTCGCTCCGCGCCTGGAGAACGAGCTGTTCCCGAACGCGCTCAAGCCAGTGCTCTACATCGCCGGGCAGATCGGCTTGGTGGCGTTCATGTTCCAGGCCGGTCACGAGTTCCGGGCGCATCTGGATCGGCACATCGCGCGCGCGGCGGCGACCGTGTCGGGGGCGGGGATCGTCGTGCCGCTGGCGTTCGGCGTGCTGCTGGCGATCGGGGCGCACGGCCGTGTCAACATCTTCGTCGACGGCGTCTCGCCGGTGGTGACGGAGGCGTTCGTCGGCGTCGCGCTGGCCATCACCGCCTTCCCGATGCTCGCGCGGATCATCACCGAACGAGGGCTGTCCGGGACCCGCTACGGATCGCTCGCGCTGGCCGCCGGTGCGATCGACGACGTGGTCGCCTGGTGTCTGCTGGCCGGTGTGCTCGCCGTGGCCACGGGACATCCCAAGCCGATCCTGGTCGCCCTCGGCGGGATGGTGGTGTTCGGCTTGTCCGTGTACTACGCCGCCCGGCCGCTGCTTGCCAGGACCCTGCGACAGAGCGGGTCGGTGAGCGACGGGCAGGTGCTGGTCGTGGTCGCGGTGTTGTTCCTGGCGGCCTGGTTCACCGACGAGATCGGGCTCTACGCGGTCTTCGGCGCCTTCTGCGTGGGCATGGTGATGCCGCGCGACGACACCGCCGAGCGTGCGGTCGGGACCATCAGCACCAGCAGCCGGATCATCTTCCTGCCGATGTTCTTCGTCTACTCCGGTCTCAACACGCGTTTCGGGCTGCTGGGCAAACCGGCGCTGCTGCTGTTCTCGCTGTTCGCGGTGATCCTCGCCGTGGCCGGCAAGTTCTGGGCGTGCTGGCTCGCCGCCCGGCTCAGCGGGCAGGACCAGGCGACGGCCGTGCGGCTCGGGACGCTGATGAATGCCAGAGGTCTGATGCAGCTCATCGCGTTGAACGTCGGGCTGCAGGCGGGCATCATCAACAGCGAGCTGTTCACCGCGCTGGTCCTGGTCGCCCTTGTCACGACCCTGATGGCTTCGCCCGCGCTCACGCTGCTGGACCGGCGGCTTCCGGTCTCGGAGGAGGCCGGGAGCGCCGAGCCCGACTCCCAGCTCGCCGCGGCGCCGGCGTGA
- a CDS encoding discoidin domain-containing protein, with protein sequence MLFTARAGREARRSSRPPRQRSLLAVVALIAGSLTGGLAVTVASAPSAAADTAPPPPSGWNTVFSDNFAGGAGTAPSSANWFYDIGTGYGTGEREQTTNSTNNVYLDGNGHLVLKALNNGGTWTSGRIESTRDDFQAPPGGELEMSASIQQPNPANGLGYWPAFWSLGAPMRAGGGWPQSGEIDMMEDVNGLNEASQTLHDSANSPGHPLIACPGAGSGCQTGYHTYSVIIDRTNTSAEQMQFLMDGVVESTITEASVGTAAWQAAIDHGFFIIWDLAMGGNYPDGVSGTTTPTAATTSGASLSAAWVAVYEKGGNSTPTGTPVSTGAVKDGAGLCLTNQNSLNTEGNPLFATACNGSAGQSWSPYTDNTVRVQGGCLDVVAAGTTSGTNVDWYACNATNAQNWTRQANGELLNPNSGLCLTDPGGNAGTRLDLEACTGSPQQTWTFPTGSGGGDTVTVTNPGGQTGTVGTAASVPIHASDSASGQTLTYTASGLPAGLSINASTGVISGTPSAAGTSNVTVTATDTTGAAGSTSFSWTINPTGGGGTCGTTNLALNQPATASSAENAGTPAADAVDGNAGTRWSSAFSDPQWLQVDLGSSTSICKVVLQWETAYGKAYQIQTSNDGTNWTTIYSTTTGTGGTETLNLSGTGRYIRMNGTARNTAYGYSLWEFQVYGSSSGGGGTCGTTNLALNKPATASSAENAGTAAAAAFDGNAGTRWSSLFTDPQWVQVDLGATHTLCKVGLSWETAYATAFQIQTSNDGTNWTPIYSTTTGTGGTQSLTVSGSGRYVRMNGTARATQYGYSLWEFQVFGS encoded by the coding sequence ATGCTCTTCACCGCGCGCGCCGGCCGGGAGGCCCGGCGCTCATCCAGACCACCGCGGCAGCGTTCGCTGCTGGCCGTGGTCGCCTTGATCGCCGGCAGTCTGACCGGCGGCCTGGCCGTCACGGTGGCCTCGGCTCCGTCGGCGGCGGCCGACACGGCGCCGCCGCCGCCGAGTGGCTGGAACACCGTGTTCAGCGACAACTTCGCCGGAGGCGCCGGGACCGCGCCGTCGTCGGCCAACTGGTTCTACGACATCGGGACCGGCTACGGGACCGGCGAGCGGGAGCAGACCACCAACTCCACCAACAACGTCTACCTCGACGGCAACGGCCACCTGGTGCTCAAGGCCCTGAACAACGGCGGGACCTGGACCTCGGGGCGCATCGAGAGCACGCGTGACGACTTCCAGGCGCCGCCCGGCGGCGAGCTGGAGATGAGCGCCTCGATCCAGCAGCCGAATCCCGCCAACGGGCTCGGGTACTGGCCGGCGTTCTGGTCGCTGGGCGCGCCGATGCGGGCCGGCGGCGGCTGGCCGCAGTCCGGCGAGATCGACATGATGGAGGACGTCAACGGCCTGAACGAGGCCTCGCAGACCCTGCACGACTCGGCGAACAGCCCCGGCCACCCGCTCATCGCCTGTCCGGGCGCGGGCTCGGGCTGCCAGACCGGCTACCACACCTACTCGGTCATCATCGACCGCACCAACACCAGCGCCGAGCAGATGCAGTTCCTGATGGACGGCGTGGTGGAGAGCACCATCACCGAGGCCTCGGTCGGCACCGCCGCCTGGCAGGCCGCCATCGACCACGGGTTCTTCATCATCTGGGACCTGGCGATGGGCGGCAACTACCCCGACGGCGTCTCCGGCACCACCACCCCGACCGCCGCCACGACCTCCGGCGCCTCGCTGAGCGCGGCGTGGGTCGCGGTGTACGAGAAGGGCGGCAACTCCACGCCGACCGGCACGCCCGTCTCGACCGGCGCGGTCAAGGACGGCGCGGGCCTGTGCCTGACGAATCAGAACTCGCTGAACACCGAGGGCAACCCGCTGTTCGCCACGGCCTGCAACGGCAGCGCCGGCCAGTCCTGGTCCCCGTACACGGACAACACCGTCCGCGTGCAGGGCGGCTGCCTCGACGTGGTCGCGGCGGGCACGACCAGCGGCACGAACGTGGACTGGTACGCCTGCAACGCCACCAACGCGCAGAACTGGACCCGCCAGGCCAACGGCGAGCTGCTGAACCCGAACTCCGGTCTGTGTCTGACCGATCCGGGCGGCAACGCCGGAACCCGCCTCGACCTTGAGGCGTGCACCGGCTCCCCGCAGCAGACGTGGACGTTCCCGACCGGCTCCGGCGGCGGCGACACCGTGACCGTCACCAACCCCGGCGGCCAGACCGGCACCGTGGGCACCGCGGCCAGCGTCCCGATCCACGCCAGCGACTCCGCTTCCGGGCAGACCCTGACCTACACCGCTTCCGGTCTCCCGGCGGGCCTGTCGATCAACGCCTCCACCGGCGTGATCTCCGGTACGCCGAGCGCCGCCGGCACGTCGAACGTGACGGTCACCGCGACCGACACCACCGGCGCGGCCGGATCCACCAGCTTCAGCTGGACGATCAATCCCACCGGCGGCGGCGGTACCTGCGGCACGACCAACCTCGCGCTGAACCAGCCGGCGACCGCCTCCTCGGCGGAGAACGCCGGTACACCGGCGGCGGACGCGGTCGACGGCAACGCCGGGACCCGCTGGTCCTCGGCGTTCTCCGACCCGCAGTGGCTCCAGGTCGACCTCGGCTCGTCCACGTCGATCTGCAAGGTCGTCCTGCAATGGGAGACCGCTTACGGCAAGGCCTACCAGATCCAGACGTCGAACGACGGCACGAACTGGACGACCATCTATTCCACCACGACCGGCACCGGCGGAACCGAGACCCTGAACCTGTCCGGCACCGGCCGCTACATCCGCATGAACGGCACCGCGCGCAACACGGCATACGGCTACAGCCTCTGGGAGTTCCAGGTCTACGGCTCGAGCTCCGGCGGCGGCGGTACCTGCGGTACGACCAACCTCGCGCTGAACAAGCCGGCGACCGCGTCCTCGGCTGAGAACGCGGGCACTGCTGCCGCCGCCGCATTCGACGGCAACGCCGGGACCCGCTGGTCCTCCCTGTTCACGGACCCGCAGTGGGTCCAGGTGGACCTCGGTGCCACGCACACGCTGTGCAAGGTCGGGCTCTCCTGGGAAACGGCCTACGCGACCGCGTTCCAGATCCAGACCTCGAACGACGGCACGAACTGGACGCCGATCTACTCCACCACCACCGGAACCGGCGGGACGCAGAGTCTCACCGTCTCCGGCAGCGGACGCTACGTCCGGATGAACGGAACGGCGCGCGCCACGCAGTACGGATACAGCCTGTGGGAGTTCCAGGTCTTCGGGAGCTGA
- a CDS encoding sensor histidine kinase, which yields MLTRAAAVLACRIASGFLVALVLLGFCAYRVVLDEQRTQARHQLSMALAMDNPDVAIPCVWLFEVQGASVRHAQQIPAGFPLASAVNGAQDGAAPSLTHVTVSKTDFDVLTVRRGGVVRQAVFDTWYQQADLDHLVRALLLVGLIGVVMATIVGALLGRRSIAPLGDALERQRRFVADASHELRTPLTRLHTRAQMLLRWQEEQRQAEALPTEVSDRLGGELSAMVGAAGELNEVVEDLLMSAGMRTDPTRCERFDLATLAAEVIEAERPRLGSRVLVLHTVGDHLAISGARSSLRRMISTLVDNAISHTGPTGRIEISLRPAGRAIVELEVTDDGTGFDPADRDRIFERFAQSGSPAAHHFGLGLALAREIATDHGGTIRAVGQLGEGASFTVRLPVRG from the coding sequence GTGCTGACGCGGGCCGCGGCGGTGCTGGCGTGCCGGATCGCTTCGGGGTTCTTGGTCGCGCTGGTGCTGCTTGGTTTCTGCGCGTATCGCGTGGTGCTTGACGAGCAGCGGACGCAGGCTCGGCATCAACTGAGTATGGCGCTGGCCATGGACAATCCGGATGTCGCGATTCCGTGTGTGTGGTTGTTCGAGGTGCAGGGTGCGAGTGTTCGGCATGCGCAGCAGATTCCGGCGGGGTTCCCGCTCGCGTCGGCGGTGAACGGCGCGCAGGACGGTGCGGCGCCTTCGCTGACGCATGTCACGGTGAGCAAGACCGACTTCGATGTGCTGACCGTGCGGCGCGGCGGGGTGGTGCGGCAGGCGGTGTTCGACACCTGGTATCAGCAGGCTGATCTGGATCACTTGGTGCGGGCGTTGCTGCTGGTCGGGCTGATCGGGGTGGTGATGGCCACGATCGTCGGCGCCTTGTTGGGGCGGCGGTCGATCGCGCCGCTCGGGGACGCGCTGGAGCGTCAGCGGCGGTTCGTGGCCGATGCCAGTCATGAGCTGCGCACGCCGCTGACGCGGTTGCACACGCGCGCGCAGATGTTGTTGCGGTGGCAGGAGGAGCAAAGGCAGGCCGAGGCGTTGCCGACCGAGGTGTCGGACCGGCTCGGCGGCGAGCTCAGCGCGATGGTCGGCGCGGCCGGCGAGCTGAACGAGGTGGTCGAGGACCTGCTGATGTCCGCCGGCATGCGCACCGACCCGACCCGCTGCGAGCGCTTCGACCTGGCCACGCTCGCCGCCGAGGTGATCGAGGCCGAGCGCCCCCGCCTGGGCTCGCGCGTCCTGGTCCTGCACACCGTTGGCGACCACCTGGCGATCAGCGGCGCCCGCTCCTCCCTGCGCCGCATGATCTCAACCCTGGTCGACAACGCCATCAGCCACACCGGCCCGACCGGACGCATCGAGATCTCCCTGCGCCCAGCCGGCCGCGCCATCGTCGAACTCGAAGTCACCGACGACGGCACCGGCTTCGACCCCGCCGACCGCGACCGCATCTTCGAACGCTTCGCCCAAAGCGGCAGCCCCGCCGCCCACCACTTCGGCCTCGGCCTGGCCCTGGCCCGCGAGATCGCCACGGACCACGGCGGCACGATCCGCGCGGTGGGGCAGCTGGGGGAGGGCGCTAGCTTCACGGTGCGGCTGCCGGTGCGGGGGTGA
- a CDS encoding STAS domain-containing protein: protein MNTFGHTVAEHGDHVRLALIGDVDFAAHPTLIAQLTTLVGVGRAVVVDCSAVTFLDSMGLRALVEGRRAAQIAGVGFELADLSRPVLRVIELSGTTELFTIRGPITEEYGP from the coding sequence ATGAACACCTTCGGTCACACGGTCGCCGAGCACGGCGACCATGTGCGGCTCGCGCTGATCGGCGACGTGGACTTCGCGGCCCATCCGACGCTCATCGCGCAGCTCACCACCCTGGTCGGAGTCGGGCGCGCGGTCGTGGTGGACTGCTCGGCGGTGACCTTCCTGGATTCGATGGGCCTGCGCGCGCTGGTCGAGGGCCGGCGCGCGGCGCAGATCGCGGGGGTGGGCTTCGAGCTGGCCGACCTGTCCCGGCCGGTCCTGCGGGTGATCGAGCTGTCCGGAACCACCGAGTTGTTCACGATCCGCGGGCCGATAACCGAAGAGTACGGGCCCTGA
- a CDS encoding cytochrome P450 has protein sequence MSETAWSWSAAGVLVVAVLASLPYWLPGIVVALRVRIFALVNGTEGIPVPGKLVRTDDFKRVYADPAANGRSRGAALSDLFWYWLAPGPEVHQEHLEPGPRYDDVARTTRRTIARLRKDDWVELVARCARQEFDRLDGSVGAGAGAGAGSGVGVRVGTGTGTGTGTETGVGAGSGVGAGAGSGVGAGAGAGAGAKIGAGGGVGSRRARVVRLRDAMMPLWASVYYEVVFGEPCPPDARELIVANANDVVSALKCTRLRHMRRRDRLTRYLRGKIADGAVPYGLPATFTEQEQAYYLQGTYFNTAVVQMSEGMAHLLLAIAARPELQRRLRTDPAAQTELLDRVIEETLRVYPLFGVAHRITSAQIALGETAIPSGSVLLFNYAEYHHAGGPDAAEFDPDRWLREHPEHVNHIPFGVSANRPCPARGIAPLTMRVAAAEMLRRYALSTSVGHTRSLPNRGPCLLTPLAPDQQGEPPRLAARLALLRVRDRWEDVWRSLVQLVLGTYMVWDARRLRLCRNYFAAQEAEQ, from the coding sequence GTGAGCGAGACGGCCTGGAGCTGGTCCGCGGCCGGGGTGCTGGTCGTGGCCGTTCTGGCGAGCCTGCCGTACTGGCTGCCGGGCATCGTCGTCGCTCTTCGAGTACGTATATTCGCCCTCGTCAACGGTACCGAGGGGATACCGGTGCCGGGGAAGCTGGTGCGGACCGACGATTTCAAGCGCGTGTATGCCGATCCGGCTGCCAACGGACGCAGCCGGGGAGCGGCGCTGTCGGACCTGTTCTGGTACTGGCTGGCTCCCGGTCCCGAGGTCCACCAGGAACATCTGGAGCCCGGACCCCGCTACGACGACGTCGCGCGCACCACGCGGCGCACGATCGCGCGGCTGCGGAAGGACGACTGGGTGGAGCTGGTCGCGCGCTGCGCTCGGCAGGAGTTCGATCGGCTCGACGGTTCGGTGGGAGCTGGAGCTGGAGCTGGAGCGGGATCCGGAGTCGGAGTCAGGGTCGGAACCGGAACCGGAACCGGAACCGGAACCGAAACCGGAGTCGGAGCTGGATCCGGAGTCGGTGCTGGAGCGGGGTCCGGAGTCGGAGCCGGCGCGGGAGCCGGAGCCGGAGCCAAAATCGGCGCTGGAGGAGGAGTCGGATCCCGTCGGGCGCGCGTGGTGCGGCTGCGCGACGCGATGATGCCGCTGTGGGCCTCGGTGTACTACGAGGTCGTCTTCGGCGAGCCCTGCCCGCCGGATGCGCGCGAGCTGATCGTGGCGAACGCGAACGACGTCGTCAGTGCTCTGAAATGCACGCGGCTGCGCCACATGCGACGGCGGGACCGGCTGACGCGTTACCTGCGCGGCAAGATCGCCGACGGCGCCGTGCCCTATGGTCTGCCCGCCACGTTCACCGAGCAGGAGCAGGCGTACTACCTGCAGGGCACGTACTTCAACACCGCCGTGGTGCAGATGTCCGAGGGCATGGCGCATCTGCTGCTGGCGATCGCGGCCCGGCCCGAGTTGCAGCGGCGGCTGCGGACCGATCCGGCCGCGCAGACCGAGCTGCTCGACCGGGTGATCGAGGAGACCCTGCGCGTCTACCCGTTGTTCGGCGTCGCGCACCGCATCACCTCGGCGCAGATCGCGCTGGGGGAGACGGCGATCCCGTCCGGGTCGGTGCTGCTGTTCAACTACGCCGAGTACCACCACGCCGGCGGGCCCGACGCGGCCGAGTTCGATCCGGACCGCTGGTTGCGCGAGCACCCCGAGCATGTGAACCACATCCCGTTCGGAGTCAGCGCGAACCGTCCCTGTCCGGCGCGCGGGATCGCGCCGCTGACCATGCGCGTCGCGGCGGCCGAAATGCTGCGGCGCTACGCGCTGTCCACGTCCGTGGGCCACACGCGCTCGCTGCCGAACCGCGGACCGTGCCTGCTGACGCCGCTTGCCCCGGACCAGCAGGGGGAGCCGCCGCGGCTCGCCGCTCGGTTGGCGTTGCTGCGGGTTCGTGACCGCTGGGAAGACGTCTGGCGCAGTCTGGTCCAGCTCGTGCTCGGCACGTACATGGTCTGGGACGCGCGCCGCCTTCGGTTGTGCCGGAACTACTTCGCCGCTCAGGAGGCCGAGCAGTGA
- a CDS encoding MarR family winged helix-turn-helix transcriptional regulator, whose product MHLDPPPPETVAETAAAVVELLDALHGRGMESLPGGPVPPSQLRALRAIERSEGINLRALAEALGTRPPATSRLCDRMEADGLVRRTPSASSRREVELWLSPRARRVLAEVRSARVRELQEIMQTLPPDSLAGLSTHLGRLHAAIEQRLGPSEGGESQAGQSSAA is encoded by the coding sequence GTGCACCTGGATCCACCACCGCCCGAGACGGTCGCCGAGACGGCTGCCGCGGTTGTGGAGTTGCTGGACGCCCTGCACGGACGGGGCATGGAGTCGCTGCCCGGCGGTCCGGTCCCGCCATCCCAGCTGCGGGCGCTGCGGGCGATCGAGCGGTCCGAGGGGATCAACCTGCGCGCCCTCGCCGAAGCCCTGGGCACCCGGCCGCCGGCGACCAGCCGGTTGTGCGACCGCATGGAGGCCGACGGGCTCGTGCGGCGCACCCCCAGCGCCAGCAGCCGCCGCGAGGTCGAGCTGTGGCTCAGCCCGCGCGCGCGCCGAGTGCTCGCCGAGGTCCGCTCGGCGCGGGTGCGCGAGCTGCAGGAGATCATGCAGACGCTGCCGCCGGATTCGCTGGCGGGGCTCTCGACCCATCTGGGCCGCCTGCACGCGGCGATCGAGCAGCGGCTTGGACCCTCGGAAGGCGGCGAGTCGCAGGCTGGCCAGAGCAGTGCAGCCTGA
- a CDS encoding response regulator transcription factor — protein sequence MAAETPQKNRLLIVEDDTELATLLTALIEGEGFHVDTAHDAQRGLHLGLAHDYRVMVIDRRLPGMDGLDLVAGLRRRAVTARVLILTALGAHAERVRGLDGGADDYLTKPFDVHELLARVRALDRRFSDASDLLRLGEGYLDRQARDVALADGTRVALSGREFDLLDTLAARPRAIHSRSQLRATVFPDTAAESVVDTYVYYLRRKLGRQIVRTVYGLGYRIGML from the coding sequence ATGGCAGCGGAGACGCCGCAGAAAAACAGACTCCTGATCGTCGAGGACGACACCGAGCTCGCCACGCTGCTCACGGCCCTGATCGAGGGCGAGGGCTTCCACGTGGACACCGCGCACGACGCGCAGCGCGGGCTGCATCTGGGGCTGGCGCACGATTACCGGGTCATGGTGATCGACCGGCGGCTGCCCGGGATGGACGGTCTGGACCTGGTGGCCGGGCTGCGGCGCCGTGCGGTCACCGCCCGGGTGCTGATCCTCACGGCGCTGGGCGCGCACGCCGAGCGCGTGCGCGGGCTCGACGGCGGCGCCGACGACTACCTGACCAAGCCGTTCGACGTGCATGAGCTGCTGGCGCGGGTTCGCGCGCTGGACCGGAGGTTCTCCGACGCCTCGGATCTGCTCCGGCTCGGCGAGGGGTACCTGGACCGGCAGGCGCGGGACGTCGCGCTGGCGGACGGGACGCGCGTCGCGCTGTCGGGGCGCGAGTTCGACCTGTTGGACACCTTGGCCGCACGACCGCGCGCCATCCATTCGCGATCGCAGTTGCGGGCCACGGTGTTCCCGGACACGGCGGCGGAATCCGTTGTCGACACCTATGTGTACTACTTACGCCGTAAGCTCGGCCGGCAGATTGTGCGGACCGTTTACGGCCTCGGCTATCGGATAGGCATGCTGTGA
- a CDS encoding PP2C family protein-serine/threonine phosphatase: MIDYPTVERALRSADPEALPEAVRAVLLTMGVSGVEVYLADYALRVLAPVGGLGRSGTLPIHASVEGKAFASQRPQFQRQGDGTTIVTVPVTVRGDRHGTLSAVLPADVTRSDASDASDASKNAENTGTAENTANGASAEGSARAVEVDSTEVETLQAVARLLGHEIVVADRDTDRYQQARRATRLTLAAETQWQLLPGRSSRRREYALGAQLEPAYAIRGDSYDWAATSTDLTLAVVNGMGEGISAALLTSLAVNGLRNARRAGLDLADQAALADQAVYAQHQGELYVSALLLCFAYDTGEVTVVDAGSPQIWLRRGRSVERIDVDAQLPLGMFEETAYTPQKFQVLPGDRLVIVSDGAHAAVSPGGEVYGHAALQRGINSSGLLPAEDVPTAILREVSSHRSVDADDDVVVVCVDWYGRSGAGD, translated from the coding sequence GTGATCGATTATCCGACCGTGGAGCGCGCGCTGCGCTCGGCCGACCCCGAAGCGTTGCCGGAGGCCGTGCGCGCTGTCCTGCTGACCATGGGCGTCAGCGGTGTCGAGGTGTACCTGGCCGACTACGCGCTGCGGGTGCTCGCCCCCGTCGGCGGCCTGGGGCGGTCCGGGACGCTGCCCATCCACGCCAGCGTCGAGGGCAAGGCCTTCGCCAGCCAGCGGCCGCAGTTCCAGCGGCAGGGCGACGGCACCACGATCGTGACGGTCCCGGTGACCGTGCGCGGCGACCGGCACGGGACGCTCAGCGCCGTGCTGCCGGCCGACGTCACCCGATCCGATGCCTCCGATGCCTCCGATGCCTCCAAGAACGCCGAAAACACAGGGACCGCCGAGAACACAGCGAACGGTGCGAGCGCCGAAGGCTCCGCGCGTGCCGTGGAGGTCGACAGCACCGAGGTCGAGACGCTGCAGGCGGTGGCCCGGCTGCTCGGTCACGAGATCGTCGTCGCCGACCGCGACACCGACCGCTACCAGCAGGCTCGCCGAGCCACCCGCCTCACGCTGGCCGCCGAGACCCAGTGGCAGCTGCTTCCGGGCCGCTCGAGCCGCCGCCGCGAGTACGCCCTCGGCGCGCAGCTCGAACCGGCCTACGCCATCCGCGGCGACAGCTACGACTGGGCCGCGACCAGCACGGATCTGACCCTGGCCGTCGTCAACGGCATGGGCGAGGGCATCAGCGCGGCGCTGCTGACCTCGCTGGCGGTGAACGGCCTGCGCAACGCCCGCCGTGCCGGGCTGGACCTGGCCGACCAGGCAGCGCTGGCCGACCAGGCGGTGTACGCGCAGCACCAGGGCGAGCTCTATGTGAGTGCCCTGCTGCTGTGCTTCGCCTACGACACCGGCGAGGTGACCGTCGTGGACGCCGGCTCGCCGCAGATCTGGCTGCGCCGCGGCCGCTCGGTCGAGCGGATCGACGTCGACGCGCAGCTGCCGCTGGGCATGTTCGAGGAGACCGCGTACACCCCGCAGAAGTTCCAGGTGCTGCCCGGCGACCGGCTGGTCATCGTCAGCGACGGCGCGCACGCGGCGGTCTCGCCGGGCGGCGAGGTCTACGGCCACGCGGCCTTGCAGCGCGGCATCAACTCCTCCGGGCTGCTCCCGGCCGAGGACGTGCCGACCGCGATCCTGCGCGAGGTGTCGAGCCACCGGTCGGTGGACGCCGACGACGACGTGGTCGTGGTGTGCGTCGACTGGTACGGACGGTCCGGAGCCGGCGACTAG